In Janthinobacterium sp. J1-1, a single genomic region encodes these proteins:
- a CDS encoding LysR substrate-binding domain-containing protein — protein MDIRSLRYFVETVRLSSFTQAAESLHLTQSTISKMVRQLEDEVGAQLLVRDGRKLSLTDTGRIVYQHGQQMLASMRQLTLEVRDTQALARGSLTVGIPPMINVLFTPVLKAFRTRHPQISLTLQEDTGQQIERKVAAGELEIGMTVLPADPELDLVTVRIASYPIWALAEPDTFQQQRTTLPFKALADLPLVLLKDDFALTRSLRQHFAQAGFEPAIAAQSGQWDWLVAMASAGLGVALLPEPFIHRLAGVPLAAVRIVEPELAWQVAHIWNGRYLSHAARAWLAVCQDVLGTRFAP, from the coding sequence TTGGATATTCGTTCCCTGCGCTATTTCGTGGAAACCGTACGCCTGTCGAGCTTTACGCAGGCGGCCGAATCGCTGCACCTGACGCAATCGACCATCAGCAAGATGGTGCGCCAGCTCGAAGACGAGGTCGGTGCCCAGCTGCTGGTGCGCGACGGGCGCAAGCTGAGCCTGACCGACACCGGCCGCATCGTCTACCAGCACGGCCAGCAGATGCTGGCCAGCATGCGCCAGCTGACCCTGGAAGTGCGCGACACGCAGGCGCTGGCGCGCGGCAGCCTGACTGTCGGTATCCCGCCGATGATCAATGTCCTGTTCACGCCCGTGCTGAAAGCGTTTCGCACGCGCCATCCGCAGATCAGCCTGACCCTGCAGGAAGACACGGGCCAGCAGATCGAGCGCAAGGTGGCGGCCGGCGAACTGGAGATCGGCATGACGGTGCTGCCGGCCGACCCCGAGCTGGACCTGGTGACGGTGCGGATCGCCAGCTATCCGATCTGGGCGCTGGCCGAGCCGGACACCTTCCAGCAGCAGCGCACCACCCTGCCGTTCAAGGCGCTGGCCGACTTGCCGCTGGTGTTATTGAAGGATGATTTTGCCCTGACGCGCAGCCTGCGCCAGCATTTTGCGCAGGCCGGTTTCGAGCCGGCCATCGCCGCCCAGAGCGGCCAGTGGGACTGGCTGGTCGCCATGGCTTCCGCCGGCCTCGGCGTGGCGCTGCTGCCCGAACCGTTCATCCACCGCCTGGCTGGTGTACCGCTGGCGGCGGTGCGCATCGTCGAGCCGGAGCTGGCGTGGCAGGTGGCGCATATCTGGAACGGGCGTTACCTGTCGCACGCGGCGCGCGCCTGGCTGGCCGTATGCCAGGATGTGCTGGGCACGCGGTTCGCGCCCTGA
- a CDS encoding acetyl-CoA hydrolase/transferase family protein, with protein sequence MYQDRIRHPGLLDKIMSADQAATLFQSGMRVGMSGFTRAGDAKALPRALAERARQEPFSLTLITGASLGNGSDGLMAEAGVLARRMPFQVDPVLRGKINQGEVMFIDQHLSETAEQLRSGNLAAVDIAVIEATAITAFGAIIPTMSVGNSAAFAQQATQVIIEINLSTPLALEGLHDIYIPQTLPGREPIPLTRVDQRLGGTAIAIDPARIAAIVITDSPDSPSNALPPDAETQAIAGHVIAFLQGEVAAGRMGPELLPLQAGIGTIANAVLHGLIGSPFRNMTMYSEVLQDSAIELLDSGQLAFASASSITLSAAVHQKLMDNIDHYRSKIVLRPQEISNHPEIVRRLGIIALNTALEFDIYGNVNSTHVCGTHMMNGIGGSGDFARNGQVSMFVSKSAAKGGRVSSVVPMVSHVDHTEHDVDVLVTEWGYADLRGLAPRERAPLIIARCTHPDYRDQLRAYYDAACQCGGHTPHILEQALSWHARYQETQTMREASNG encoded by the coding sequence ATGTATCAGGATCGCATACGCCACCCGGGCTTGCTCGATAAAATCATGAGCGCCGACCAGGCAGCCACCTTGTTCCAGAGCGGCATGCGTGTCGGCATGAGCGGCTTTACCCGTGCCGGCGACGCCAAGGCCCTGCCGCGCGCACTGGCCGAGCGCGCCCGCCAGGAACCATTTAGCCTGACCTTGATTACCGGCGCCTCGCTGGGCAACGGCAGCGACGGCCTGATGGCCGAGGCCGGCGTGCTGGCACGCCGCATGCCGTTCCAGGTCGACCCGGTCTTGCGCGGCAAGATCAACCAGGGCGAGGTGATGTTCATCGACCAGCATCTGTCGGAAACGGCCGAGCAGCTGCGTTCGGGCAACCTGGCCGCCGTCGATATCGCCGTCATCGAGGCGACCGCGATCACGGCCTTTGGTGCCATCATTCCGACCATGTCGGTCGGTAATTCCGCCGCGTTCGCCCAGCAAGCGACGCAGGTGATCATCGAGATCAACCTGTCGACGCCGCTGGCGCTGGAAGGCTTGCACGACATTTATATTCCACAGACCCTGCCGGGCCGCGAGCCGATTCCGCTGACCCGGGTCGACCAGCGCCTGGGCGGCACGGCGATCGCCATCGATCCCGCCCGCATCGCCGCCATCGTCATCACCGACAGCCCGGACAGCCCGTCGAACGCCTTGCCGCCGGACGCGGAAACCCAGGCGATCGCCGGCCATGTGATCGCCTTTTTGCAAGGCGAAGTGGCGGCCGGGCGCATGGGGCCGGAACTGCTGCCCTTGCAGGCCGGCATCGGGACGATTGCCAACGCCGTGCTGCATGGCCTGATCGGCTCGCCTTTCCGCAACATGACGATGTATTCGGAAGTACTGCAGGACAGCGCCATCGAACTGCTGGACTCGGGCCAGCTGGCGTTTGCGTCGGCTTCGTCGATCACCCTGTCGGCCGCCGTGCATCAAAAGCTGATGGACAATATCGACCATTACCGGTCAAAAATCGTGCTGCGCCCGCAGGAGATCAGCAACCACCCCGAGATCGTGCGCCGGCTCGGCATCATCGCCTTGAACACGGCGCTGGAGTTCGATATCTACGGCAACGTCAACTCCACCCATGTGTGTGGCACGCACATGATGAACGGCATCGGCGGCTCGGGCGACTTTGCGCGCAACGGGCAGGTATCGATGTTTGTCAGCAAGTCGGCCGCCAAGGGCGGGCGCGTGTCGAGCGTGGTGCCGATGGTCTCGCATGTGGACCATACGGAACACGATGTCGATGTGCTGGTGACGGAATGGGGTTATGCCGACCTGCGCGGCCTGGCGCCGCGTGAACGGGCGCCCCTGATCATCGCGCGCTGCACGCATCCGGATTACCGGGACCAGCTGCGCGCGTATTACGACGCGGCCTGCCAGTGTGGTGGTCATACGCCGCATATCCTGGAGCAGGCGCTGTCATGGCATGCGCGCTACCAGGAAACGCAGACCATGCGCGAAGCGTCAAACGGTTAA
- a CDS encoding TetR/AcrR family transcriptional regulator, with protein MDKKLSNIQERKLREAQARREHIIAVVKDLIKKGGARAVSIRKVAEAAGFSTTVVYALFRDKATLIGQAMDKDLLALVHAMRSASEAGTGTWERIGLVGRAYVQYGLRHRDEYALLFMELRPHAAIAAVEVEHGNIEQDPYAYALHLFGELAHSGQVRAGEAALHAMTQIFWQALHGLVSLRIVMDEGDPWTPHMEPGPYLDDLLAVVTEGIRLRFQPELPV; from the coding sequence GTGGATAAGAAGTTAAGCAATATCCAGGAAAGAAAACTGCGCGAAGCGCAGGCACGCCGCGAACATATCATCGCCGTGGTCAAGGACCTCATCAAGAAAGGCGGCGCGCGTGCCGTCTCGATCCGCAAGGTGGCGGAAGCGGCCGGTTTTTCCACCACCGTGGTGTACGCCCTGTTCCGCGACAAGGCCACCCTGATCGGTCAGGCCATGGACAAGGACTTGCTGGCCCTGGTGCACGCCATGCGCAGCGCCAGCGAAGCCGGCACCGGCACCTGGGAGCGCATAGGCCTGGTGGGGCGCGCCTATGTGCAGTACGGCCTGCGCCACCGCGACGAATACGCGCTGCTGTTCATGGAACTGCGCCCGCACGCCGCCATCGCCGCGGTGGAAGTCGAGCACGGCAATATCGAGCAGGACCCATACGCCTACGCGCTGCACCTGTTCGGCGAACTGGCGCACAGCGGCCAGGTCCGCGCGGGCGAGGCGGCGCTGCACGCGATGACGCAGATCTTCTGGCAGGCGCTGCACGGCCTGGTATCGCTGCGCATCGTGATGGACGAAGGCGATCCGTGGACGCCGCACATGGAACCGGGCCCGTACCTGGACGACTTGCTGGCGGTCGTCACGGAAGGCATACGGCTGCGCTTCCAGCCAGAGCTTCCCGTTTGA
- a CDS encoding M14-type cytosolic carboxypeptidase produces the protein MTIKISQNFDSGAIEVVNAASAGAIDLKLRKDSHADIHQWFHFRLQGARGQACTLRFLNAGQATYPAGYEGYQAVASYDSENWFRVPTAFDGQVMTITHTPELDSVYYAYFEPYSWERHLRLLGEVAEHPLARVSDLGSTVDGRDMNLVTIGNPQAEKKIWIIARQHPGESMAEWFVEGLIDSLLDDANPIARKLLQRAVFHIVPNMNPDGSIRGNLRTNAAGANLNREWMTPSLESSPEVLCVKNKIHETGVDMFFDIHGDEALPYNFVAGNEMLENFTPEQAAHQQAFIERYKQASPDFQDKFGYAASKYKSDMLTLASKYIGHHFQCLALTLEMPFKENADLPDPAVGWNGARSAALGAAMLQPILLSLD, from the coding sequence ATGACCATTAAAATCAGCCAGAACTTCGACTCCGGCGCCATCGAGGTGGTGAACGCCGCCAGCGCGGGCGCCATCGACCTGAAGTTGCGCAAGGACAGCCACGCCGACATCCACCAGTGGTTCCACTTCCGCCTGCAAGGCGCGCGCGGCCAGGCCTGCACCCTGCGCTTCCTGAACGCCGGCCAGGCGACGTATCCGGCCGGCTACGAGGGCTACCAGGCCGTGGCCAGCTACGACAGCGAAAACTGGTTCCGCGTGCCGACCGCCTTCGACGGCCAGGTCATGACGATCACGCATACGCCGGAACTCGACAGCGTCTACTACGCCTATTTCGAGCCGTACTCGTGGGAACGCCATCTGCGCCTGCTGGGCGAAGTGGCCGAGCATCCGCTGGCGCGCGTATCCGACCTGGGCAGCACGGTCGATGGCCGCGACATGAACCTGGTCACCATCGGCAACCCGCAGGCGGAAAAGAAAATCTGGATCATCGCCCGCCAGCACCCAGGTGAATCGATGGCCGAATGGTTTGTCGAAGGCCTGATCGACTCGCTGCTGGACGACGCCAACCCGATCGCGCGCAAGTTGCTGCAGCGCGCCGTGTTCCACATCGTGCCGAACATGAATCCCGATGGTTCGATCCGCGGCAACCTGCGCACCAATGCGGCCGGCGCCAACCTGAACCGCGAATGGATGACGCCGTCGCTCGAGTCCAGCCCGGAAGTGCTGTGCGTGAAAAACAAGATCCACGAAACGGGCGTCGACATGTTCTTCGACATCCACGGCGACGAAGCGCTGCCGTACAACTTTGTGGCCGGCAACGAGATGCTGGAAAACTTCACGCCGGAGCAAGCGGCGCACCAGCAGGCCTTCATCGAGCGCTACAAGCAGGCCAGCCCCGACTTCCAGGACAAGTTCGGCTATGCCGCCAGCAAGTACAAGTCCGACATGCTGACCCTGGCGTCGAAATACATCGGCCACCATTTCCAGTGCCTGGCGCTGACCCTGGAAATGCCGTTCAAGGAAAACGCCGACCTGCCCGACCCGGCCGTGGGCTGGAACGGCGCGCGCAGCGCGGCATTGGGCGCGGCCATGCTGCAGCCGATCCTGCTGTCGCTCGATTGA
- a CDS encoding CYTH domain-containing protein, which translates to MGVEIERKFLLANDGWRELADPELLRQGYLSSTRERVVRVRIEGHHAMLTIKGANVGNSRGEWEYPIPLADAKELLDGLCEQPLIEKYRRRIMYAGMVWEVDEFLGANAGLVVAEIELHSEDQPFEKPDWIGVEVSDDARYYNANLIRHPYSQW; encoded by the coding sequence ATGGGCGTCGAGATCGAACGTAAATTCCTGCTCGCCAATGACGGCTGGCGCGAGCTGGCCGACCCGGAACTGCTGCGCCAGGGCTATCTGTCGTCGACGCGCGAACGCGTGGTGCGCGTGCGCATCGAGGGACACCACGCCATGCTGACCATCAAGGGCGCGAACGTGGGTAACAGCCGTGGCGAATGGGAGTATCCGATTCCGCTGGCGGACGCCAAGGAACTGCTCGACGGCCTGTGCGAGCAGCCGCTGATCGAGAAATACCGGCGCCGCATCATGTATGCGGGCATGGTGTGGGAAGTCGACGAGTTCCTGGGCGCGAATGCCGGCCTGGTGGTGGCCGAGATCGAGCTGCACTCGGAAGACCAGCCGTTTGAAAAGCCGGACTGGATCGGCGTGGAAGTGTCGGATGACGCGCGCTATTACAACGCCAACCTGATACGGCATCCGTATTCGCAATGGTGA
- a CDS encoding DUF2863 family protein yields MRRPSKDSSHKLTADSQRLVTFAQAIVQAASRLEERSWEHSLDTHLQKLLKTGHQDTIDNTLGNLFKEDLNAYDVLMDGVEAVSESTVIIHEDVRYDALLVAVPILAWTRFSIASGPMAGDAHGVLSAHFAAHLLADGTKMAMAPTLYSIDQLPRSHVETYAKTQKLAQAALKGSTLKPSTKEPETAPFLADTRYLLVAVVAPAGAPLFRWQVPAVQNDFIAERSAALDQWRTQATPTIARLLPGCGLELLLPEAYYVACREADKLIRPVSVRAAVHYLTHTLAIEPSELRAVIAGFGEESADGQVDEYRIAFTLRQAPEVIYGIVWPLYGQEDEDGTPIEGLIQVGIAALDKQKTPVDEIIEHLNAAGITQIKRHAERYVGEYCDDCGAPLFADPVGELAHAEMPEDTPQGTEHFH; encoded by the coding sequence ATGCGTCGTCCTTCCAAAGATTCATCCCATAAACTGACTGCCGACAGCCAGCGCCTGGTCACCTTTGCCCAGGCGATCGTCCAGGCAGCGAGCCGTCTCGAAGAGCGGTCCTGGGAACACAGCCTGGATACGCATCTCCAGAAGTTACTCAAGACCGGCCACCAGGACACCATCGACAACACGCTGGGCAACCTGTTCAAGGAAGACCTGAACGCCTATGACGTGCTGATGGACGGCGTCGAAGCCGTCAGCGAATCGACCGTCATCATCCATGAAGACGTGCGCTACGACGCGCTGCTCGTGGCCGTGCCTATCCTGGCCTGGACGCGCTTTTCGATCGCCTCCGGCCCGATGGCCGGCGACGCGCACGGCGTGCTGTCGGCGCACTTTGCCGCCCACTTGCTGGCCGACGGCACCAAAATGGCGATGGCGCCCACCCTCTATTCGATCGACCAATTGCCGCGCAGCCATGTCGAAACCTATGCCAAGACGCAAAAGCTGGCGCAGGCGGCCCTGAAAGGTTCGACCCTCAAGCCATCGACGAAAGAGCCGGAGACGGCGCCGTTCCTGGCCGATACGCGCTACCTGCTGGTGGCCGTGGTGGCCCCTGCCGGTGCGCCGCTGTTCCGCTGGCAGGTGCCGGCGGTGCAGAACGACTTCATCGCCGAACGCAGCGCGGCCCTGGACCAATGGCGCACCCAGGCCACGCCGACCATCGCCCGCCTGCTGCCCGGCTGCGGCCTGGAGCTGCTGCTGCCGGAAGCGTATTACGTGGCCTGCCGCGAAGCGGACAAGCTGATCCGTCCGGTCTCGGTGCGCGCCGCCGTGCACTACCTGACGCATACCCTGGCGATCGAGCCGTCGGAACTGCGCGCCGTGATCGCCGGCTTCGGCGAAGAGTCGGCCGACGGCCAGGTCGACGAATACCGGATCGCGTTCACCCTGCGCCAGGCGCCGGAAGTGATCTACGGCATCGTCTGGCCGCTGTACGGCCAGGAGGACGAGGACGGCACGCCGATCGAAGGCCTGATCCAGGTCGGCATCGCCGCGCTCGACAAGCAGAAGACGCCGGTCGATGAAATCATCGAGCACCTGAACGCGGCCGGCATCACGCAGATCAAGCGCCATGCCGAACGCTATGTGGGCGAATACTGCGACGACTGCGGCGCGCCGCTGTTTGCCGACCCGGTCGGCGAATTGGCGCATGCGGAAATGCCCGAGGATACGCCGCAGGGCACCGAGCACTTTCATTAA
- the acnA gene encoding aconitate hydratase AcnA, whose translation MSRNTLNTLKDFNISASKKGQLYSLPALEKSLGINVSRLPVSIRIVLESVLRNCDGKKVTEEHVKQLASWGPTAERTDEIPFVVARVVLQDFTGVPLLADLAAMRNVAAKMGIDAKKIEPLVPVDLVVDHSVTIDHYREKKALDLNMKLEFSRNNERYQFMKWGMQAFDTFGVVPPGFGIVHQVNLEYLARGVHSTGKKAGDVYYPDTLVGTDSHTTMINGIGVVGWGVGGIEAEAGMLGQPVYFLTPDVIGVNLSGALREGCTATDLVLTITELLRKEKVVGKFVEFFGEGTESLTLTDRATIANMAPEYGATMGFFPVDDATIDYFKGTGRSKAEIDAFQGYFKAQNLYGVPKAGEIDYTRVVELDLASVAPSLAGPKRPQDRIEIGNVKANFAELFAKPTTENGFNKNPNDLAAVYETTNGVKVSNGDVLIAAITSCTNTSNPSVMLAAGLLAKKAVEAGLKVAPHIKTSLAPGSRVVTEYLTAAGLLPYLEKLGFGVTAYGCTTCIGNAGDLTPELNAAIATHDIVASAVLSGNRNFEARIHPNIRSNFLASPPLVVAYAIAGNMTRDLMTEPVGKGKGGKDIYLGDIWPTSAEVSAMMKFAMNAKVFKDNYADVKGAPGKLWEKVTTVSGQVYNWPKSTYIAEPPFFDNFSMTPAAVATGIEGARALGVFGDSITTDHISPAGSIQENGPAGKWLKENGVLKADFNSYGSRRGNHEIMMRGTFANVRIKNRMIPAKADGSAVEGGITIHQPSGEQMSIYDAAMKYVAEGTPTMVFGGEEYGTGSSRDWAAKGTQLLGVKAVITRSFERIHRSNLVGMGVLPLQFIGDDSVQTLGITGKETFDLKGLEGEIKPQQLATLVIHRADGSSQEVAVLLRIDTPIEVDYYKHGGILPFVLRQLLAE comes from the coding sequence ATGTCCCGCAACACTTTGAACACGCTCAAGGACTTTAATATTTCAGCCAGCAAAAAGGGACAGCTCTATTCCCTGCCAGCACTGGAAAAAAGCCTGGGCATTAATGTCTCGCGCCTGCCGGTGTCGATCCGCATCGTGCTTGAATCGGTGCTGCGCAACTGCGACGGCAAGAAGGTCACCGAAGAACACGTCAAGCAATTGGCGAGCTGGGGCCCGACCGCCGAGCGCACCGACGAGATTCCGTTCGTGGTGGCGCGCGTGGTACTGCAGGACTTCACCGGCGTGCCATTGCTGGCCGACCTGGCCGCGATGCGCAACGTGGCCGCCAAGATGGGTATCGACGCCAAGAAGATCGAGCCTCTGGTGCCGGTCGACCTGGTGGTCGACCACTCGGTGACCATCGATCACTACCGCGAAAAGAAAGCGCTGGACCTGAACATGAAGCTGGAATTTTCGCGCAATAACGAGCGCTACCAGTTCATGAAATGGGGCATGCAGGCCTTCGACACCTTCGGCGTGGTGCCGCCGGGCTTCGGCATCGTGCACCAGGTCAACCTGGAATACCTGGCGCGCGGCGTGCACAGCACCGGCAAGAAAGCCGGCGACGTGTACTATCCTGACACCCTGGTCGGCACCGACTCGCACACCACCATGATCAACGGCATCGGCGTGGTCGGCTGGGGCGTGGGCGGCATCGAGGCGGAAGCCGGCATGCTGGGCCAGCCAGTCTACTTCCTGACGCCGGACGTGATTGGCGTGAACCTGTCGGGCGCGCTGCGCGAAGGCTGCACCGCCACCGACCTGGTGCTGACGATTACCGAACTGCTGCGCAAAGAGAAAGTCGTCGGCAAGTTCGTCGAGTTCTTCGGCGAGGGCACCGAGTCGCTGACCCTGACCGACCGCGCCACGATCGCCAACATGGCACCGGAATACGGCGCCACCATGGGCTTCTTCCCGGTCGACGACGCCACCATCGACTACTTCAAGGGCACTGGTCGCAGCAAGGCTGAAATCGATGCCTTCCAGGGCTACTTCAAGGCGCAGAACCTGTACGGCGTGCCAAAAGCCGGCGAGATCGACTACACCCGCGTGGTGGAGCTGGACCTGGCATCGGTCGCCCCGTCGCTGGCCGGCCCGAAACGCCCGCAGGACCGTATCGAAATCGGCAACGTGAAAGCGAACTTCGCCGAACTGTTCGCCAAGCCGACCACCGAAAACGGCTTCAACAAGAATCCAAACGACCTGGCCGCCGTGTACGAAACCACCAACGGCGTGAAAGTGTCGAACGGCGACGTGCTGATCGCCGCGATCACCTCGTGCACCAACACCTCGAATCCGAGCGTGATGCTGGCCGCCGGCCTGCTGGCGAAAAAAGCCGTCGAAGCGGGCCTGAAAGTGGCGCCCCACATCAAGACCTCGCTGGCGCCCGGCTCGCGCGTCGTGACCGAATACCTGACCGCCGCCGGCCTGCTGCCCTACCTGGAAAAACTGGGCTTCGGCGTGACCGCCTATGGCTGCACCACCTGTATCGGCAATGCCGGCGACCTGACGCCGGAACTGAACGCGGCCATCGCCACCCACGATATCGTCGCTTCGGCCGTGTTGTCGGGCAACCGCAACTTCGAAGCCCGCATCCACCCGAACATCCGTTCGAACTTCCTGGCCTCGCCGCCGCTGGTGGTGGCCTACGCCATCGCCGGCAACATGACGCGCGACCTGATGACAGAACCGGTCGGCAAGGGCAAGGGCGGCAAGGATATCTACCTGGGCGACATCTGGCCAACCTCGGCCGAAGTGTCGGCCATGATGAAGTTCGCCATGAACGCCAAGGTGTTCAAGGACAACTACGCCGACGTCAAGGGCGCGCCAGGCAAGCTGTGGGAAAAAGTCACCACCGTGTCGGGCCAGGTCTACAACTGGCCGAAATCGACGTATATCGCGGAACCGCCGTTCTTCGACAATTTCTCGATGACGCCAGCGGCCGTGGCCACCGGCATCGAAGGCGCGCGCGCACTGGGCGTGTTCGGCGACTCGATCACCACCGACCACATCTCGCCAGCCGGCTCGATCCAGGAAAACGGCCCGGCCGGCAAATGGCTGAAGGAAAACGGCGTCCTGAAAGCGGACTTCAACTCCTACGGCTCACGCCGCGGCAACCATGAAATCATGATGCGCGGCACCTTTGCCAACGTGCGCATCAAGAACCGCATGATCCCTGCCAAGGCGGACGGCTCGGCGGTCGAAGGCGGCATCACGATCCACCAGCCTTCCGGCGAACAGATGTCGATCTACGACGCGGCCATGAAGTATGTGGCCGAAGGCACGCCGACCATGGTGTTCGGCGGCGAAGAGTACGGTACCGGCTCGTCGCGCGACTGGGCGGCCAAGGGCACCCAGCTGCTGGGCGTGAAAGCCGTGATCACCCGTTCGTTCGAACGCATCCACCGCTCGAACCTGGTCGGCATGGGCGTGTTGCCGCTGCAATTCATCGGCGACGACAGCGTGCAGACCCTGGGCATCACCGGCAAGGAAACGTTCGACCTGAAAGGCCTGGAAGGCGAGATCAAGCCGCAGCAACTGGCGACCCTGGTGATCCACCGCGCCGACGGCAGCTCGCAGGAAGTGGCCGTGCTGCTGCGTATCGACACCCCGATCGAAGTCGATTACTACAAGCACGGCGGCATCCTGCCATTCGTGCTGCGCCAATTGCTGGCCGAGTAA
- a CDS encoding aldolase/citrate lyase family protein: MHPSEVLFQGKRQPLLLAACDHYAGSEKLMRKSIALQQELGPLFDITFDCEDGASAGNEEAHAQMVAELLASDGNQFNRIGVRVHDVDSPFFARDVEIVCAAAQRIAYIAVPKVNSVQDAMLAIDLINLHARRAGRDNLPVHILIETHGALRDAYAIAALPQVECLSFGIMDFVSSHYGAVPAAAMRTPGQFTHPLVVRAKLEVASACHAHGKVPSHNVTTDVRDSAVVANDAQRATAEFGYTRMWSIHPDQIKPIIKAFTPRLSEVNEASNILNEALRANWGPIAQNGRLHDRASYRYYWTVLQRAKLAGLGLPEAAAALLNPPSTSTTEN, translated from the coding sequence ATGCACCCTTCCGAGGTTTTATTCCAGGGCAAACGCCAGCCGCTGTTGCTCGCCGCTTGCGACCACTACGCCGGCTCTGAAAAGCTGATGCGTAAATCGATTGCTTTGCAACAAGAGCTTGGTCCTTTGTTCGACATCACGTTCGATTGCGAAGACGGCGCCAGCGCCGGCAATGAAGAAGCCCATGCGCAGATGGTGGCCGAACTGCTGGCCAGCGACGGCAACCAGTTCAACCGCATCGGCGTGCGCGTGCACGACGTCGACAGCCCGTTTTTCGCGCGCGACGTGGAAATCGTCTGCGCTGCCGCCCAGCGCATCGCGTATATCGCCGTGCCGAAAGTCAACAGCGTGCAGGACGCCATGCTGGCGATCGACCTGATCAACCTGCACGCGCGCCGCGCCGGCCGCGACAACCTGCCGGTGCACATCCTGATCGAGACCCACGGCGCGCTGCGCGACGCGTATGCGATCGCCGCCCTGCCCCAGGTCGAATGCCTGTCGTTCGGCATCATGGATTTTGTCTCGTCCCACTACGGCGCCGTGCCGGCCGCGGCCATGCGCACGCCGGGCCAGTTCACGCATCCGCTGGTGGTGCGCGCCAAGCTGGAAGTGGCAAGCGCCTGCCACGCCCATGGCAAGGTGCCGTCGCACAATGTGACCACCGACGTGCGCGATTCGGCCGTGGTGGCCAACGACGCCCAGCGCGCGACGGCCGAGTTCGGCTACACGCGCATGTGGAGCATCCACCCCGACCAGATCAAGCCCATCATCAAGGCCTTCACGCCCCGCCTGTCCGAGGTGAATGAAGCGAGCAATATCCTCAACGAGGCGCTGCGCGCCAATTGGGGACCGATCGCGCAGAATGGCCGCTTGCATGACCGCGCCAGCTACCGATATTATTGGACCGTTTTGCAACGCGCCAAGCTGGCGGGCCTGGGCCTGCCCGAGGCGGCCGCTGCATTACTGAATCCGCCCTCGACCAGCACCACCGAAAACTGA
- a CDS encoding malate dehydrogenase: protein MAKTPMRVAVTGAAGQIGYALLFRIANGDMLGKDQPVILQLLEIADEKAQKALKGVMMEIDDCAFPLLTEMTAHSDPLTAFKDVDVAVLVGARPRGPGMERKDLLEANAQIFTVQGKALDAVASRNVKVLVVGNPANTNAYIAMKSAPSLPAKNFTAMLRLDHNRALSQVAAKTGTAVKDIEKLTVWGNHSPTMYADYRFATVDGKAVKDLINDQEWNANTFLPTVGKRGAAIIEARGLSSAASAANAAIDHVHDWVLGTAGKWTTMGVPSDGSYGIPEGTVFGFPVTTENGEYTIVQGLEIDAFSQERINLTLKELTEEREGVKHLLA from the coding sequence ATGGCAAAAACCCCTATGCGTGTTGCAGTGACCGGCGCCGCCGGCCAGATCGGCTACGCCCTGTTGTTCCGCATCGCCAACGGCGACATGCTCGGCAAGGACCAGCCTGTTATCTTGCAATTGCTTGAAATCGCGGACGAAAAGGCCCAGAAGGCGCTCAAGGGCGTGATGATGGAAATCGACGATTGCGCCTTCCCGCTGCTGACGGAAATGACCGCCCACTCCGATCCGTTGACCGCCTTCAAGGATGTCGACGTGGCCGTACTGGTCGGTGCCCGTCCACGTGGCCCGGGCATGGAACGCAAGGACCTGCTGGAAGCCAATGCCCAGATCTTCACGGTGCAAGGCAAGGCGCTCGACGCCGTCGCTTCGCGCAACGTGAAAGTACTGGTGGTCGGCAACCCGGCCAACACCAACGCCTACATCGCCATGAAATCGGCGCCATCGCTGCCGGCGAAAAACTTCACCGCCATGCTGCGCCTGGACCACAACCGCGCGCTGTCGCAAGTCGCCGCCAAGACCGGCACCGCCGTCAAGGATATCGAGAAGCTGACCGTGTGGGGCAATCACTCGCCAACCATGTATGCTGACTACCGTTTCGCCACCGTCGACGGCAAGGCCGTGAAAGACCTGATCAACGACCAGGAATGGAACGCCAACACCTTCCTGCCGACCGTCGGCAAGCGCGGCGCGGCCATCATCGAAGCGCGCGGCCTGTCGTCGGCAGCGTCGGCAGCGAACGCCGCCATCGACCACGTGCATGACTGGGTGCTGGGCACCGCCGGCAAGTGGACCACCATGGGTGTGCCATCGGACGGTTCGTACGGCATCCCTGAAGGCACCGTGTTCGGTTTCCCTGTCACCACGGAAAACGGCGAATACACCATCGTTCAAGGCCTGGAAATCGATGCATTCTCGCAAGAGCGCATCAACCTGACCCTGAAAGAGCTGACCGAAGAGCGCGAAGGCGTGAAACACCTGCTGGCGTAA